The sequence AAGCTACTAGCAACAATTAATCTATCTGCTGGATCGCCATGAAAATCACCCGGCAATCGAGTTGATAAAACAGCAACTTCTGGGGTAAGAGGTAAAAGTTGAGCTAAAGGATGTTGAAAAGCTAAATTCATCCAAATTTGCACATCCATCGATAATCCAATTCTGTTTTTGGCAACCAACATAGACAATTCCCAACAGCAAATCGAAGAATACCAATAATGTTATGATTCTGGATGGCTTCCAGCCCTTTTAGAGAAAGCTTAGGGGATTCAGTTAGCCACCATACCCACACATGAGTATC is a genomic window of Gloeocapsa sp. PCC 73106 containing:
- a CDS encoding type II toxin-antitoxin system VapC family toxin: MLVAKNRIGLSMDVQIWMNLAFQHPLAQLLPLTPEVAVLSTRLPGDFHGDPADRLIVASSLVHKVSLVSKDEKIQKWGYLPVIW